The Daucus carota subsp. sativus chromosome 2, DH1 v3.0, whole genome shotgun sequence genome includes a window with the following:
- the LOC108209885 gene encoding shaggy-related protein kinase theta isoform X2 has translation MNVMRRIKSIASGRSSVSDLGGDSTVKTVKAEQEGDQGDSADSHTTETFTSSVDQHIDYAAPESSASTSNVYSIARPEQPDYDQLPHRMRGMEITDNKSENHDDRDIEATVVSGHGTDTGQTIVTLMGDPNGEQKQTMSYMAERVVGTGSFGVVYQAKCLENGEAVAIKKVLQDRRYKNRELQIMRLLRHPNVVQLLSYFYSTTQIDEVYLNLVLEYVSKTVHRISTHYSRQNQRVPILYVQLYAYQVDPHTHQLKLCDFGSAKKLIPGEPNISYICSRYYRAPELIFGATEYTTAIDMWSAGCVLAELLLGRPLFPGESGADQLVEIIKILGTPTREEVKCMNPNYTEFRLPQIKAHPWHKVFNKRLPADAVDLISRMLQYSPNLRCNPLEACAHPFFDELRKSEACLPNGHPLPPLFDFTPQELTAASPELCERLIPVHAKK, from the exons atgaatGTCATGCGCCGTATCAAAAGCATTGCTTCCGGCCGCTCCTCCGTCTCAGATCTC GGTGGAGATTCTACTGTAAAGACAGTAAAAGCTGAGCAGGAAGGCGATCAAGGGGACTCTGCTGATTCTCATACAACTGAGACATTTACCAGTTCAGTAGATCAACATATCGACTATGCAGCCCCAGAAAGTTCGGCAAGCACATCCAATGTTTATTCCATTGCTAGACCTGAGCAACCAGACTATGATCAACTTCCTCATAGGATGCGTGGAATGGAGATCACAGACAATAAATCTGAAAATCATGATGATAGG GATATCGAAGCCACAGTAGTTAGTGGTCATGGAACAGATACAGGTCAGACAATTGTGACTTTGATGGGTGATCCAAATGGAGAACAGAAACAG ACCATGTCTTATATGGCGGAGCGTGTGGTTGGTACTGGTTCATTTGGTGTTGTATATCAG GCCAAGTGCCTGGAAAATGGTGAAGCTGTTGCTATAAAGAAGGTGCTCCAGGATAGGAGATACAAGAACAGAGAACTTCAGATTATGCGCTTACTTCGGCACCCCAATGTTGTGCAACTTCTCAGCTATTTCTATTCAACTACTCAAATAGATGAAGTGTATCTAAATCTTGTGCTCGAGTATGTTTCAAAAACAGTGCACCGAATTTCAACACACTATAGTCGGCAAAACCAACGGGTGCCCATTCTATATGTGCAACTGTATGCATACCAG GTCGATCCACACACGCATCAGCTGAAGTTGTGTGATTTTGGGAGTGCAAAGAAATTG ATTCCGGGTGAACCAAATATATCATACATCTGCTCACGGTATTATAGAGCGCCAGAATTGATCTTTGGGGCTACAGAATATACAACTGCAATTGATATGTGGTCTGCTGGTTGTGTTTTAGCGGAGCTTCTATTGGGTCGG CCGCTATTTCCCGGGGAAAGTGGAGCTGATCAGTTGGTGGAGATTAttaaa ATTTTAGGTACACCAACTAGAGAAGAAGTAAAATGTATGAACCCAAATTACACTGAATTCAGGTTGCCGCAGATAAAAGCTCATCCATGGCATAAG GTGTTTAACAAGCGATTGCCTGCTGATGCAGTTGATCTTATATCAAGAATGCTTCAGTATTCACCGAATTTGCGATGTAATCCT TTGGAGGCTTGTGCACACCCGTTCTTTGATGAATTAAGGAAATCAGAGGCATGCTTACCTAATGGTCATCCTTTGCCGCCTCTGTTTGATTTCACACCTCAGG AGTTGACCGCTGCCTCTCCTGAACTATGCGAACGTCTCATTCCAGTCCATGCAAAGAAATGA
- the LOC135150224 gene encoding uncharacterized protein LOC135150224 isoform X1 — MTNKEQIFSNTMNSMYRVESQPMSGLTSTGTNRAMTFSDRYTPSGVKNLMEVFNEEDDQVPFNVPTDYNHDVPINNSNVIDLWEGYLSLGAPSVVCASCSALMWNNERNNKSTEPLRSLLSNGEKSIFSIHYTIIYVNYIKTCNGIMWNGSVRLPSEEMAPEPLRSLLSNGE, encoded by the exons ATGACCAACAAAG AACAAATATTCAGTAATACCATGAATTCGATGTACCGTGTAGAATCTCAACCCATGTCTGGATTGACCAGTACAG GTACAAATCGTGCGATGACTTTCAGTGACCGCTATACTCCTTCTGGTGTTAAAAACCTTATGGAGGTGttcaatgaagaagatgatcaAGTTCCTTTCAATGTACCCACTGATTATAATCACG ATGTACCTATCAATAACAGTAATGTAATTGACCTATGGGAGGGATACCTATCCTTAGGAGCCCCGTCCGTGGTGTGTGCCAGTTGCTCCGCTCTCATGTGGAATAATGAGCGTAACAACAAATCAACCGAGCCTCTGCGCTCACTGCTCTCTAATGGAGAAAAATCAATATTCTCTATTCATTACAccataatatatgtaaattacaTAAAAACCTGCAATGGAATAATGTGGAATGGGTCTGTTAGGCTACCGTCTGAGGAGATGGCACCCGAGCCTCTGCGCTCACTGCTCTCTAATGGAGAATAA
- the LOC108209885 gene encoding shaggy-related protein kinase eta isoform X1, translating to MNVMRRIKSIASGRSSVSDLGGDSTVKTVKAEQEGDQGDSADSHTTETFTSSVDQHIDYAAPESSASTSNVYSIARPEQPDYDQLPHRMRGMEITDNKSENHDDRDIEATVVSGHGTDTGQTIVTLMGDPNGEQKQTMSYMAERVVGTGSFGVVYQAKCLENGEAVAIKKVLQDRRYKNRELQIMRLLRHPNVVQLLSYFYSTTQIDEVYLNLVLEYVSKTVHRISTHYSRQNQRVPILYVQLYAYQICRALNYMHNVVGVCHRDIKPQNLLVDPHTHQLKLCDFGSAKKLIPGEPNISYICSRYYRAPELIFGATEYTTAIDMWSAGCVLAELLLGRPLFPGESGADQLVEIIKILGTPTREEVKCMNPNYTEFRLPQIKAHPWHKVFNKRLPADAVDLISRMLQYSPNLRCNPLEACAHPFFDELRKSEACLPNGHPLPPLFDFTPQELTAASPELCERLIPVHAKK from the exons atgaatGTCATGCGCCGTATCAAAAGCATTGCTTCCGGCCGCTCCTCCGTCTCAGATCTC GGTGGAGATTCTACTGTAAAGACAGTAAAAGCTGAGCAGGAAGGCGATCAAGGGGACTCTGCTGATTCTCATACAACTGAGACATTTACCAGTTCAGTAGATCAACATATCGACTATGCAGCCCCAGAAAGTTCGGCAAGCACATCCAATGTTTATTCCATTGCTAGACCTGAGCAACCAGACTATGATCAACTTCCTCATAGGATGCGTGGAATGGAGATCACAGACAATAAATCTGAAAATCATGATGATAGG GATATCGAAGCCACAGTAGTTAGTGGTCATGGAACAGATACAGGTCAGACAATTGTGACTTTGATGGGTGATCCAAATGGAGAACAGAAACAG ACCATGTCTTATATGGCGGAGCGTGTGGTTGGTACTGGTTCATTTGGTGTTGTATATCAG GCCAAGTGCCTGGAAAATGGTGAAGCTGTTGCTATAAAGAAGGTGCTCCAGGATAGGAGATACAAGAACAGAGAACTTCAGATTATGCGCTTACTTCGGCACCCCAATGTTGTGCAACTTCTCAGCTATTTCTATTCAACTACTCAAATAGATGAAGTGTATCTAAATCTTGTGCTCGAGTATGTTTCAAAAACAGTGCACCGAATTTCAACACACTATAGTCGGCAAAACCAACGGGTGCCCATTCTATATGTGCAACTGTATGCATACCAG ATTTGCCGTGCTCTTAACTATATGCATAATGTTGTTGGTGTATGTCATCGTGATATTAAACCACAAAACCTATTG GTCGATCCACACACGCATCAGCTGAAGTTGTGTGATTTTGGGAGTGCAAAGAAATTG ATTCCGGGTGAACCAAATATATCATACATCTGCTCACGGTATTATAGAGCGCCAGAATTGATCTTTGGGGCTACAGAATATACAACTGCAATTGATATGTGGTCTGCTGGTTGTGTTTTAGCGGAGCTTCTATTGGGTCGG CCGCTATTTCCCGGGGAAAGTGGAGCTGATCAGTTGGTGGAGATTAttaaa ATTTTAGGTACACCAACTAGAGAAGAAGTAAAATGTATGAACCCAAATTACACTGAATTCAGGTTGCCGCAGATAAAAGCTCATCCATGGCATAAG GTGTTTAACAAGCGATTGCCTGCTGATGCAGTTGATCTTATATCAAGAATGCTTCAGTATTCACCGAATTTGCGATGTAATCCT TTGGAGGCTTGTGCACACCCGTTCTTTGATGAATTAAGGAAATCAGAGGCATGCTTACCTAATGGTCATCCTTTGCCGCCTCTGTTTGATTTCACACCTCAGG AGTTGACCGCTGCCTCTCCTGAACTATGCGAACGTCTCATTCCAGTCCATGCAAAGAAATGA